One Syntrophus gentianae DNA segment encodes these proteins:
- a CDS encoding lytic transglycosylase domain-containing protein, translating to MQHLKDKKADLGDRDLWIAADAIWRESQDRNVDYRLILALIEVESNYQHDVVSPDGSRGFMQLKPSTARVIAKKTDLSGNGPLNLFDPRVNIKIGVYFLSQLMTEFKTVRKALYAYNVGPHRAKRNIAKLPLHKDPQSPFTRRVMLAFQNNLSTLPAF from the coding sequence GTGCAACATCTGAAAGATAAAAAGGCGGATTTGGGCGATAGAGATCTGTGGATTGCTGCCGATGCAATCTGGAGGGAGTCGCAGGATCGCAATGTGGATTACCGTCTTATCCTGGCGCTGATAGAAGTAGAAAGCAATTACCAGCATGATGTGGTTTCCCCCGACGGCTCCAGAGGGTTTATGCAGTTGAAGCCATCAACGGCCCGGGTAATCGCTAAAAAAACAGACCTATCTGGCAATGGGCCTTTGAATCTCTTCGATCCAAGGGTTAACATCAAAATAGGCGTGTATTTTTTGTCGCAGCTGATGACTGAATTCAAAACGGTTCGGAAGGCTTTATATGCTTATAATGTGGGGCCGCATCGGGCAAAGCGAAACATCGCCAAGCTGCCGCTGCATAAGGATCCGCAGAGTCCTTTTACCCGGCGGGTGATGCTGGCATTCCAGAACAATCTTTCGACTTTGCCTGCTTTCTAG
- a CDS encoding LysM peptidoglycan-binding domain-containing protein yields MNKWRFLFLFLGLCPALILSLPSSEAKEDTAHMRLRKTAVTEKATQEYVVQKGDSIDRIVQKFIKNAPHRYTMIKELNPELKDLHKIYPGQTLILPVLEEGAKENVPLAPAQNGQAVPYQVKKGDVMSRILKRQLNLKEADIPKTLPMVRQMNPGVADLNRLSIGQTIMLPAISLLTASPTALPSDWQGKQKAEIKPLLPPEKGMNLLKQLLSRNHGTLIRKGSYFLPLPQTGRVSIDCSAIPVVEFDDGSTVLLDFSNRIPKSLEKLIRANWKNYSVLKVRPSQDILLIFQGTINASASYSMKKGLKPVLLEKEPEILISLDWIVSQKNPAANRTYFHGILLVSDKTRLLPLQIKQYAEQKGLQLTEILDGDIPVSSPAVKTPPPQSLPSIDAANRMDLIFNLLTQLGYSPVKNQELKLLDNTATGFNLSVKPDILLKTNSREILIFAKKPPRQILDVLSRQRKEVLVTDTRLSKKANLVQVLSALRLPNSSSRYAFYIAEKGRKATITITLSAFKIDRKNGPLYLIDSNLDPNLYSLLRTDWNAELVRY; encoded by the coding sequence ATGAACAAATGGCGCTTCCTGTTTTTGTTTCTAGGGCTTTGCCCCGCTCTGATTCTGTCCCTTCCCAGTTCCGAAGCCAAGGAAGATACAGCTCATATGCGTCTCCGGAAAACCGCGGTAACCGAAAAAGCAACACAGGAGTATGTTGTCCAGAAAGGGGACAGCATCGACCGCATCGTGCAGAAGTTTATCAAGAATGCCCCCCACCGCTATACCATGATCAAAGAACTCAATCCTGAGTTGAAGGATCTCCATAAGATTTATCCCGGTCAAACCCTGATTCTTCCCGTCCTGGAAGAGGGCGCAAAAGAAAACGTCCCCCTCGCTCCGGCTCAGAATGGGCAAGCTGTGCCCTACCAGGTCAAAAAGGGCGATGTAATGAGTCGGATACTGAAACGGCAATTGAACCTCAAAGAAGCGGACATCCCTAAGACGTTGCCGATGGTCCGACAGATGAATCCAGGTGTTGCGGATTTGAATCGCCTTTCGATCGGTCAAACGATTATGCTGCCGGCGATCAGTCTTCTGACAGCCTCTCCGACGGCTCTTCCTTCCGACTGGCAGGGAAAGCAGAAAGCGGAAATAAAACCTCTTCTCCCTCCTGAGAAAGGCATGAATCTCCTGAAACAACTTCTCAGCAGAAATCATGGGACCCTTATCCGTAAAGGCAGCTATTTTCTTCCCCTCCCCCAGACTGGCCGGGTTTCCATCGACTGCAGCGCTATTCCCGTGGTTGAATTTGATGACGGCAGTACCGTCCTGCTGGATTTTTCCAACCGTATACCCAAATCCCTGGAGAAACTGATTAGAGCGAACTGGAAGAACTATTCCGTGCTCAAGGTCAGGCCGTCTCAAGATATTCTCCTGATTTTCCAGGGGACCATCAATGCTTCGGCTTCTTATTCGATGAAAAAGGGACTCAAACCTGTTCTCCTTGAAAAGGAACCAGAGATCCTGATCTCTCTCGACTGGATTGTTTCACAGAAAAACCCCGCGGCAAACAGGACCTATTTTCACGGCATCCTCCTGGTTTCTGACAAAACACGACTCCTTCCCCTGCAGATCAAGCAGTACGCCGAACAAAAAGGATTGCAGTTGACGGAAATTCTGGATGGAGATATTCCCGTCTCATCCCCTGCCGTTAAGACGCCTCCCCCCCAATCGCTGCCGTCCATTGACGCGGCCAATCGGATGGATCTGATTTTTAACCTGTTGACTCAGCTTGGTTACTCTCCTGTGAAAAATCAGGAGCTGAAGCTTTTGGATAATACCGCTACAGGATTCAACCTTTCTGTAAAGCCTGATATCCTGCTGAAAACGAATTCGCGTGAAATCCTCATTTTCGCAAAGAAACCGCCTCGACAGATTCTCGATGTTCTGTCCCGGCAAAGAAAAGAGGTTCTCGTGACCGATACCCGGCTCTCTAAAAAGGCCAACCTCGTTCAGGTTCTCTCGGCGCTTCGCCTTCCCAATTCATCCAGTCGTTACGCCTTCTACATTGCAGAAAAGGGTCGCAAGGCGACCATCACCATCACCCTGTCCGCCTTCAAAATTGACCGGAAGAACGGCCCTCTTTATCTGATTGACAGCAACCTGGACCCCAATCTTTATTCTCTGCTTCGTACGGACTGGAACGCGGAACTGGTTCGATACTGA
- a CDS encoding HD domain-containing protein, with the protein MKDIVNFLFEVGMLQKTPRTGFQFLGSGCESVAEHILRTIFIGYTLCKLERDIDESRVLKMCLFHDLPEARTGDMNYVNKKYVTVDEGKAVRELTETLFFGKEISSCINEFNEGKTKEARIVRDADQLALILQLKEYGDLGNKYSKEWIAFAIQRLRTEGARETAEQILETDSSDWWFQEKDDWWINGDKGRKDNGGG; encoded by the coding sequence GTGAAAGATATTGTAAATTTTCTCTTTGAAGTAGGCATGTTGCAAAAAACACCGCGGACGGGTTTTCAATTTCTCGGATCGGGTTGCGAATCCGTAGCAGAGCATATCCTCCGGACGATTTTTATTGGCTATACGCTCTGCAAGCTGGAGCGGGACATCGACGAGTCGCGCGTCCTGAAAATGTGCCTTTTTCATGATCTTCCCGAAGCCAGAACGGGAGACATGAACTACGTGAATAAAAAATACGTGACCGTGGATGAAGGAAAAGCGGTCCGGGAGTTGACGGAAACGCTCTTTTTTGGGAAAGAAATTTCGTCGTGTATCAATGAGTTCAACGAAGGAAAAACAAAAGAGGCGCGAATTGTCCGGGACGCGGATCAGCTTGCCTTGATCCTTCAGTTGAAGGAGTACGGCGATCTGGGTAACAAATACAGCAAAGAGTGGATTGCCTTTGCCATCCAGCGCCTCCGCACGGAGGGCGCGCGGGAAACAGCGGAGCAAATTCTGGAAACGGATTCTTCCGACTGGTGGTTTCAAGAAAAGGATGATTGGTGGATTAATGGAGATAAGGGGCGAAAAGACAACGGGGGCGGATAG
- the rlmN gene encoding 23S rRNA (adenine(2503)-C(2))-methyltransferase RlmN: MDRINILDLSLEEIEALIARLGKERYRARQIMKWLYSGGVQSFEEMTTLSRKFRNQMEELAFIGLPQIEKVQVSNDGTKKILFRLEDDLFIESVLIPGKNHWTACISTQVGCRMGCRFCLTARQGFRRNLKPSEITGQMTKILFSLPEGPNVRSIVLMGMGEPLANYKNTLKAIGILTSDYGFGFSNRKITLSTSGVVPMIQQLGRDICINLAVSLNAPDNAIRNQLMPVNRKYPVEDLLKACRDYPMPGRRMLTFEYILIDGINATPAHAERLCRLLKGIRCKLNLIRFNEFPGSPFQSPSEDTVLAFQQILVKNHYTAIIRASRGRDILAACGQLSGKALEENLSKCSV; the protein is encoded by the coding sequence ATGGATCGAATCAACATTCTAGATCTTTCTCTCGAAGAAATTGAAGCGCTTATCGCCCGCCTGGGTAAGGAGCGATACCGGGCCCGGCAGATCATGAAATGGCTTTATTCCGGGGGTGTGCAGTCCTTTGAGGAAATGACCACCCTCTCCAGAAAATTCCGCAACCAGATGGAGGAGCTCGCCTTCATTGGACTCCCCCAAATTGAAAAAGTTCAGGTTTCCAACGATGGAACAAAGAAAATCCTCTTTCGCCTGGAAGATGATCTCTTTATCGAGAGCGTCCTGATTCCCGGGAAAAACCACTGGACCGCCTGTATCTCCACCCAGGTCGGATGCCGCATGGGTTGCCGTTTCTGTCTCACCGCCCGGCAGGGATTTCGGCGCAATCTCAAGCCTTCGGAAATAACGGGTCAGATGACAAAAATCCTGTTTTCCCTGCCTGAAGGACCCAATGTCCGCAGCATCGTGCTGATGGGGATGGGAGAGCCCCTGGCCAACTATAAAAACACCTTGAAGGCCATTGGCATCCTCACCTCGGATTACGGGTTCGGCTTCTCGAATCGGAAGATTACCCTCTCCACCTCCGGCGTTGTCCCCATGATTCAGCAGCTGGGGCGGGACATATGCATCAACCTGGCCGTATCCCTCAACGCCCCGGACAATGCGATTCGAAATCAGCTCATGCCGGTCAACCGAAAGTATCCCGTGGAGGATCTCCTGAAAGCCTGCCGGGATTATCCCATGCCCGGCCGCCGCATGCTGACCTTTGAATATATTCTGATCGACGGCATCAACGCTACACCTGCCCATGCGGAAAGGCTCTGCCGCCTTTTAAAGGGGATCCGCTGCAAGTTGAATCTCATCCGTTTCAATGAATTTCCCGGTTCCCCCTTTCAGTCTCCTTCAGAAGACACCGTTCTGGCCTTTCAGCAGATCCTTGTCAAAAACCATTATACCGCCATCATCCGGGCAAGCCGGGGGCGCGACATCCTGGCCGCCTGCGGACAATTAAGCGGCAAAGCCCTTGAGGAGAACCTTTCGAAATGTTCGGTCTAA
- a CDS encoding UPF0182 family membrane protein, with protein sequence MFGLKVPSSQPRSYKGFLFFLAAFIGISFFWKIVRLITDWFWFQEVGYEQVFSVTLWSSIATAVVFGSVFFLIFFLNLYLADRFSPSFNQADEQGFLPFPHRLPSLGPLRRLIFFLSLLFSYTAAVKASHLWKNILSFYHATPFNLKDPLYQYDIGFYVFQLPLLQELYSWLFSTLIITTVATGILYFLRRSFLFYPPKTFQVLPAAKVHLLILISILFVLGSFGFWLQLLEVLFTKRGVVFGAGYTDSTTQLSVLRLLMVLSILCGISLLAFAYGKSWRMPAVSLLTLILVMVIGRGIYPSLVQKFKVIPNEIVLERPYLQNNIRYTRMAYGLTNIDVREFPADNTLTQADLLKNNLTIKNIRLWNHAPLLKTYSQMQEIRTYYKFVDIDNDRYLINGEYRQIMLSPRELSYSSLPSRSWVNEHLTYTHGYGVVMGPVNRISQEGLPEFFIRDIPPVSSTSVVVTQPKIYYGEKSNEYVFVNTKRPEFDYPMGDKNVYSRYDGKGGVPLSFVKKLLFAARFGALTILLSDDITSNSKIMYYREVSERISRILPFIHLDKDPYLVITPEGRLVWFVDGYTTTRRFPYSEPVSGIGNYIRNSLKATVDAYDGTVQLYLSDPQDPIMQTYARIFPGVFRPLSAMPADLLRHVRYPAGMLSIQARMLRAYHMEDPQVFYNKEDLWTIPRKFGQENNEEMEPYYTIMKLPEGKQEEYILLLPFTPSNKDNLSAWMAARCDAPNYGKMIVYNFPKQKLVYGTRQIEARIDQDTEISKQLSLWNQGGSQVIRGSLLVIPIEKSILYVSSLYLAAEKGQLPELKRVIAAYGNTIAMEENLELALQRIFGGKIAQDKEIPVPATAAQQKISTGDETDRQIGLKALEHYRKAQNSLKEGNWSAYGEELNKMSDLLKKLEGKN encoded by the coding sequence ATGTTCGGTCTAAAAGTGCCTTCTTCCCAACCTCGCAGTTACAAAGGATTCCTTTTCTTTCTCGCCGCCTTTATCGGCATCAGTTTTTTCTGGAAAATCGTCCGGTTGATCACCGACTGGTTCTGGTTTCAGGAAGTCGGTTATGAACAGGTTTTTTCTGTAACCCTCTGGAGTTCAATCGCGACCGCCGTCGTTTTTGGTTCGGTCTTTTTTCTGATCTTTTTCCTCAATCTCTATCTTGCCGACCGCTTTTCACCTTCATTCAACCAGGCCGATGAACAGGGTTTCTTACCCTTCCCGCATCGCCTCCCCTCCCTGGGTCCGTTGCGCAGGTTGATATTTTTCCTCTCGCTTCTCTTCAGCTATACCGCCGCCGTGAAAGCATCGCATCTCTGGAAAAATATTTTGAGTTTTTATCATGCAACCCCTTTTAACCTGAAGGACCCTCTTTATCAATATGACATCGGTTTTTATGTTTTTCAGCTGCCTTTGCTGCAGGAACTCTATTCCTGGCTGTTTTCGACGCTGATCATCACGACTGTCGCTACAGGGATTCTCTACTTTCTGCGCCGCTCGTTCCTCTTTTATCCTCCAAAAACATTCCAGGTTCTCCCTGCGGCAAAAGTTCACCTTCTCATCCTGATCTCAATCCTGTTTGTTCTGGGATCTTTCGGCTTCTGGCTGCAACTGCTTGAAGTTCTGTTTACAAAACGGGGTGTGGTTTTCGGCGCCGGTTACACCGATTCAACCACCCAGTTGTCGGTCCTCCGACTGCTGATGGTGCTCAGCATCCTCTGCGGGATATCCCTCCTTGCCTTTGCCTACGGGAAAAGCTGGAGAATGCCGGCAGTCTCCCTGCTCACCTTGATTCTGGTCATGGTGATCGGCAGAGGAATCTATCCCTCCCTCGTCCAGAAATTCAAGGTCATTCCCAACGAGATCGTCCTGGAGCGACCCTATCTGCAGAACAACATCCGATATACAAGGATGGCCTACGGCCTCACGAATATTGACGTCAGAGAATTTCCCGCGGACAATACCCTGACTCAGGCAGATCTGCTGAAGAACAATCTGACCATCAAGAACATCCGCCTTTGGAACCATGCCCCACTGTTGAAGACTTACAGTCAGATGCAGGAAATACGCACCTATTACAAGTTCGTCGATATTGATAACGACCGCTATCTGATCAACGGGGAATATCGTCAGATCATGCTCTCTCCCCGGGAGCTCTCTTATTCGTCCCTCCCCTCGCGAAGCTGGGTCAACGAGCATCTCACCTATACGCACGGGTACGGCGTGGTTATGGGGCCGGTCAACCGGATATCCCAGGAGGGGCTTCCCGAATTCTTTATCCGCGACATCCCTCCGGTTTCTTCGACTTCCGTCGTCGTCACGCAACCGAAGATCTACTATGGGGAAAAATCCAACGAGTACGTTTTCGTCAATACGAAGAGGCCGGAATTTGATTATCCCATGGGGGATAAGAATGTCTATTCACGCTATGACGGCAAAGGAGGGGTGCCTCTTTCCTTCGTGAAGAAGCTGCTTTTCGCGGCGCGCTTCGGCGCTCTGACCATTCTGTTGTCTGATGACATTACCTCGAACAGCAAAATCATGTATTATCGGGAGGTAAGCGAACGAATTTCAAGGATTCTGCCCTTTATCCACCTGGATAAGGATCCCTATCTCGTGATAACCCCGGAAGGGAGGCTTGTCTGGTTTGTCGACGGTTACACCACCACGCGCCGGTTTCCCTACTCTGAGCCCGTCTCCGGAATCGGCAATTACATCCGCAATTCCCTGAAAGCAACCGTTGATGCCTATGACGGAACCGTACAGCTCTATCTCAGCGATCCCCAGGATCCGATCATGCAGACCTACGCCCGCATTTTTCCTGGTGTCTTTCGCCCCCTTTCCGCCATGCCGGCAGACCTCTTGCGCCATGTCCGTTATCCCGCCGGAATGCTGTCCATCCAGGCCCGGATGCTCCGCGCCTACCATATGGAAGATCCCCAGGTATTCTACAACAAGGAAGATCTCTGGACGATCCCGCGCAAATTCGGCCAGGAAAACAATGAAGAGATGGAGCCCTATTACACGATCATGAAACTTCCCGAGGGAAAGCAAGAAGAATATATCCTGCTACTGCCTTTCACCCCCAGCAACAAGGATAACCTCTCGGCTTGGATGGCTGCCCGCTGCGACGCGCCAAACTATGGGAAAATGATCGTCTACAATTTTCCCAAGCAGAAACTCGTGTATGGAACACGCCAGATCGAGGCCCGAATTGACCAGGATACGGAAATTTCCAAACAGCTTTCGCTCTGGAATCAGGGAGGATCGCAAGTTATCCGGGGGAGCCTCCTGGTTATCCCGATCGAAAAATCGATTCTTTACGTCAGTTCCCTTTACCTGGCCGCCGAAAAAGGACAACTTCCTGAATTGAAGAGGGTTATTGCCGCCTATGGCAACACCATCGCCATGGAGGAAAATCTGGAATTGGCCCTGCAACGGATCTTCGGGGGGAAAATTGCCCAGGACAAGGAGATTCCTGTTCCTGCTACCGCGGCTCAACAGAAAATTTCAACGGGGGATGAGACGGATCGGCAGATCGGCCTTAAAGCGCTGGAGCATTATAGAAAAGCCCAAAACTCTCTTAAAGAGGGAAACTGGAGCGCTTATGGGGAGGAGCTGAACAAGATGTCGGATCTGCTGAAAAAACTTGAAGGAAAGAACTAG
- a CDS encoding tetratricopeptide repeat protein, with protein sequence MKHDNNEELFSMRSDRAGQRTKGIFSVPIGIWILWVFFCMTGCVAVNQEEADSHMNIGVAYMQTGKYNSALKEFLKAEELGESNPKLHYLLGIAYHRKGLNELAIEEMKKAVDLDTKYSEAYNYLGVIYIDLEKWDLAIECFEKALANILYDNPAMAHYNMGWAYYKKGNYPAALQQYELARAQKPEPVLMSFLEKNWGIVLLASGRSAEALKHLQKSIELMPSLAESYFWIGQCYVEQKNPEKAKAAFQEVIKLEPESEWSEKSRKKLDELSSRR encoded by the coding sequence ATGAAGCACGATAACAATGAAGAGCTTTTCTCTATGAGGAGCGACCGGGCCGGTCAGAGAACAAAGGGGATCTTTTCTGTTCCTATCGGGATATGGATTTTATGGGTCTTCTTCTGTATGACGGGCTGTGTCGCCGTGAATCAGGAAGAGGCCGATTCCCATATGAACATCGGCGTTGCCTATATGCAAACGGGAAAGTACAATTCCGCACTGAAGGAATTTCTCAAGGCGGAGGAACTGGGAGAATCGAATCCGAAACTTCATTATTTGCTGGGCATTGCCTATCACAGAAAGGGATTGAATGAACTGGCCATAGAGGAGATGAAAAAGGCCGTAGACCTGGATACCAAATACTCGGAAGCTTACAACTATCTCGGGGTCATTTATATCGATCTGGAAAAATGGGATTTGGCCATTGAATGTTTTGAAAAGGCCCTGGCCAATATCCTCTATGACAACCCGGCAATGGCGCACTACAACATGGGGTGGGCTTATTACAAGAAAGGGAACTATCCTGCTGCATTGCAGCAATACGAATTGGCCCGTGCTCAGAAGCCGGAGCCTGTCCTCATGTCATTTCTTGAAAAAAATTGGGGAATCGTTCTCTTGGCTTCGGGACGTTCCGCAGAAGCCCTTAAGCATTTGCAGAAGTCAATAGAATTGATGCCTTCACTGGCAGAATCGTATTTCTGGATCGGACAGTGCTACGTGGAGCAGAAAAATCCAGAGAAGGCCAAAGCGGCTTTTCAGGAGGTGATCAAACTTGAGCCGGAGTCGGAATGGAGTGAAAAATCCAGGAAGAAGCTCGATGAACTGTCCTCCAGACGATAG
- a CDS encoding NADP-dependent isocitrate dehydrogenase — MKAKIKVQTPLVELDGDEMTRIMWQMVKEILLRPYLDLPVEYYDLSIQHRDETNDQVTRNAAEAIKRYGVGVKCATITANEDRVREYQLKEAWKSPNATIRATLDGTVFRKPILVRNIRPAVSSWKKPIIVGRHAYGDVYNNSEIRVDVPGTAELVFTPLNGNPIRRKIHDFSAPGIIQGIHNTDESISSFARSCFAFALDQKIDLWFSTKDTISKIYDARFREIFAEEYEHSWKEAFEKENIEYFFTLIDDAVARIMKSEGGILWALKNYDGDVLSDMIASANGSLAMMTSVLVSPQGYFEYEAAHGTVQKHYYKHLRGEETSSNSTALIFAWSGGLRKRAEFDSTPDVALFAEMLEAATLETIEAGIMTGDLLLVADPTPANRKVNTLGFIEAIAANLEKKLNSL, encoded by the coding sequence ATGAAAGCAAAGATCAAAGTACAGACACCTCTTGTCGAACTGGACGGCGACGAGATGACCCGGATCATGTGGCAGATGGTCAAGGAAATACTTCTCCGGCCTTACCTGGATCTGCCCGTGGAATATTACGATCTTTCCATCCAGCACCGGGACGAAACGAATGACCAGGTGACCAGAAACGCAGCAGAGGCCATCAAACGATATGGCGTCGGGGTAAAATGCGCCACCATTACGGCCAACGAAGATCGCGTCCGGGAATATCAGCTGAAGGAGGCATGGAAAAGCCCGAATGCGACCATCCGGGCAACGCTGGACGGAACCGTTTTTCGAAAACCCATCCTGGTGAGAAACATCCGCCCGGCGGTTTCAAGTTGGAAGAAACCCATCATTGTCGGCAGACATGCCTATGGAGATGTTTACAACAACAGCGAAATTCGAGTGGACGTCCCGGGCACGGCGGAACTGGTCTTTACTCCCCTCAACGGAAATCCCATCCGAAGGAAAATCCATGATTTTTCCGCACCGGGCATTATCCAGGGCATCCACAACACCGATGAGTCGATTTCCAGTTTCGCCCGTTCCTGCTTTGCCTTCGCCCTGGATCAGAAAATTGACCTCTGGTTCAGCACCAAGGACACGATCTCCAAGATCTATGACGCCCGCTTCCGGGAGATCTTTGCAGAGGAATACGAACATTCCTGGAAGGAAGCCTTTGAGAAGGAGAACATCGAATATTTCTTTACACTGATCGACGATGCGGTTGCCCGGATCATGAAATCGGAGGGGGGCATTCTCTGGGCATTGAAGAATTATGACGGGGACGTTCTGTCGGACATGATTGCCTCGGCCAATGGGAGTCTGGCCATGATGACGTCCGTCCTCGTTTCGCCCCAGGGATATTTCGAATACGAGGCGGCACACGGAACGGTTCAGAAGCACTACTACAAGCATCTTCGCGGCGAAGAAACATCCTCGAATTCCACGGCGCTGATCTTTGCCTGGTCCGGCGGTCTGCGAAAACGCGCCGAATTCGATTCCACGCCTGACGTCGCCCTTTTTGCGGAGATGCTGGAGGCAGCCACACTGGAAACGATCGAAGCGGGGATTATGACCGGAGATCTGCTCCTTGTTGCCGACCCAACCCCCGCTAACCGTAAGGTCAACACATTGGGCTTTATCGAAGCGATCGCAGCCAATCTGGAGAAAAAGCTGAATTCGCTTTAA